A region of Bacteroidota bacterium DNA encodes the following proteins:
- a CDS encoding M1 family metallopeptidase — translation MNTRLARLCLLILVGCFGQAQSQTYRSTDNPYYWKNKMPYTGYWQQDVHYKIKANINDATDVVEGEEELTYYNNSPDTLHFVYFHLYQNAFTKGAYLENLNLANNFKQRFGKYEAAGKGTEIARVNIAGSAAKIEFTDNTIMKVNLNEPLLPNTSVNFAIQFKTYFDDGGNQRRRMKLYKDRWGNKHYNGVHWYPRICVYDRKFGWETDQHLGKEFYGDFGQYDVELTFPNNYIMDGTGELQNESEVLPADLRAKLDIKNFEKKPWESAPDTTLIKRDGTTKTWKFHSINTHDFAWTADPTYRLGEVQLTLKKDNNRMVRCIALVQEPHASGWQDAAWFCAKIVELYSNDIGVFAYPKMIVADAADGMEYPMITLDGGRSPSYYGLFAHEIGHNWFFGMVGNNETYRASLDEGFTQFLTHWSMSRLTQEQPVVNTKNQWIKKYYRPMPLLDQNVYLGYIRDAMNDDDPPLNTHSDDFNGALNHGGGYGNVYYKTATMLYSLQYVLGEKLFLEALQNYFNQWKMAHPYFEDFRTSIIQYTKTDLNWFFDQWLETSKHIDYSIEKVKANKDNQYQIIFKRKGTMQMPVDFTVYTKDTNYTYTIPNTYYNKPGNATTLPAWKGWGLLNPTYTATVQLPAGAKLQNVIIDPTYRLADINQLNNSYKKPILFTFDYMFRNPPDRKHYILRWRPDVWYNNYDGVKAGIHFNGHYMQQKHVFKFTAWYNTALGTNYNLSDYKTSSEIYPVHYNLSYQHRIARLTDLQIQSRVLDGLVLNKIGIEKTKGTWVYKLNVKSMRRVQLYYLPGYTGFAVNGQNIYPNLSSYDQWNNTLNLELDKYYGNAIGTGKITLGLRSSTIYSDFDYASLYLNIVQTKNLHKFELRTRLHAEYITGTNIAPESQLYLAGANPEEMVENKYTRSAGIVPASWASYGDNYNHFQAGGGLNIRGYAGYYTPVNDNNQQYLLYSGNKGAAINMELDFDNYIRLKPRLLNNFHLDMYLFGDAGILQQNTISTNLMASAGPGLALTVKRWAYFDELKPLTIRFDMPVYLSNTPYVDQENLQFRWVIGINRSF, via the coding sequence ATGAATACACGCTTAGCCCGTTTATGTTTACTTATTTTAGTTGGCTGTTTTGGCCAGGCCCAAAGTCAGACTTACCGCAGTACGGATAATCCATACTACTGGAAAAACAAAATGCCTTATACGGGCTACTGGCAACAGGATGTACATTATAAAATCAAAGCCAATATTAACGATGCTACCGATGTAGTAGAAGGCGAAGAAGAGCTGACCTATTACAATAACTCGCCCGACACCTTGCACTTTGTGTATTTCCATTTATACCAGAATGCATTTACCAAAGGTGCTTACCTGGAAAACCTAAACCTGGCCAATAACTTTAAACAGCGTTTTGGCAAATACGAAGCCGCAGGCAAAGGCACCGAAATAGCCCGTGTAAACATAGCTGGCAGTGCTGCCAAAATTGAATTTACAGACAATACGATTATGAAGGTGAATTTAAACGAGCCTTTATTACCTAACACATCAGTCAATTTTGCTATACAATTTAAAACTTATTTTGACGATGGCGGCAACCAGCGCAGGCGTATGAAGCTGTACAAAGACCGTTGGGGAAACAAACATTACAATGGTGTACACTGGTATCCGCGTATATGTGTGTACGACCGGAAATTTGGTTGGGAAACCGACCAGCATTTAGGCAAAGAGTTTTATGGCGATTTCGGGCAATACGATGTAGAGCTTACCTTTCCGAACAACTATATTATGGATGGCACGGGTGAGCTGCAAAATGAAAGCGAAGTATTGCCTGCCGACTTACGCGCCAAGTTAGATATAAAAAACTTTGAGAAAAAGCCCTGGGAATCGGCTCCAGATACTACTTTAATAAAACGCGATGGAACCACTAAAACATGGAAGTTCCATTCCATTAATACACACGATTTTGCTTGGACAGCCGACCCTACTTATCGTTTAGGCGAAGTACAGCTTACCTTAAAAAAAGACAACAACCGCATGGTGCGTTGTATTGCTTTGGTGCAAGAACCTCATGCCAGTGGTTGGCAGGATGCGGCTTGGTTTTGCGCCAAAATAGTAGAGCTATACAGTAATGATATTGGTGTATTTGCTTACCCTAAAATGATAGTAGCCGATGCGGCAGACGGTATGGAATACCCCATGATTACTTTAGATGGTGGACGCAGCCCCAGCTACTACGGATTGTTTGCGCATGAAATTGGGCACAATTGGTTTTTTGGTATGGTGGGAAATAATGAAACGTATCGTGCCAGTTTGGATGAAGGCTTTACGCAGTTTTTAACCCATTGGAGCATGAGCCGATTAACGCAGGAACAACCTGTGGTGAATACCAAAAACCAATGGATAAAAAAATACTATCGCCCTATGCCCCTGCTGGACCAAAATGTATACTTAGGTTATATACGCGATGCCATGAACGATGATGACCCACCTTTAAACACGCATAGCGATGACTTTAATGGCGCTTTGAATCATGGTGGTGGTTATGGCAATGTGTATTACAAAACGGCTACTATGTTATATAGTTTGCAATACGTATTAGGTGAGAAACTATTCTTAGAAGCTTTGCAAAACTACTTTAACCAATGGAAAATGGCTCACCCCTATTTCGAAGATTTCAGAACAAGTATTATACAATATACCAAAACCGATTTGAATTGGTTTTTTGACCAATGGCTGGAAACCAGTAAACATATAGATTACAGTATTGAAAAAGTAAAAGCAAATAAAGACAACCAATACCAGATTATATTTAAACGTAAAGGCACTATGCAAATGCCTGTTGATTTTACGGTATATACTAAAGATACCAATTATACTTACACCATACCCAATACTTATTACAACAAACCCGGTAATGCTACCACACTGCCTGCGTGGAAAGGATGGGGTTTATTAAACCCAACCTATACCGCAACCGTACAGTTACCTGCCGGGGCTAAGCTGCAAAATGTAATCATTGATCCAACCTATCGTTTAGCCGACATCAATCAGTTAAACAACAGCTATAAAAAACCTATTCTGTTTACCTTTGATTATATGTTCCGCAATCCACCCGACAGGAAACATTATATACTGAGATGGCGACCTGATGTTTGGTACAATAACTACGATGGTGTAAAAGCGGGTATTCACTTTAACGGACATTACATGCAACAAAAACATGTATTTAAATTTACGGCTTGGTATAATACCGCATTAGGCACTAATTATAACTTAAGCGATTACAAAACTAGCAGCGAAATATATCCTGTTCACTACAACCTGAGCTACCAGCACCGCATAGCCAGGTTAACGGATTTACAAATTCAATCGCGTGTATTGGATGGTTTGGTATTGAATAAAATAGGTATTGAAAAAACGAAGGGCACTTGGGTATATAAACTGAACGTAAAAAGCATGCGCAGGGTTCAGCTATACTACTTACCCGGCTATACAGGCTTTGCTGTAAACGGGCAAAATATATATCCAAATCTGTCATCGTACGACCAATGGAATAATACTTTAAACCTGGAGCTGGATAAATATTATGGCAATGCCATAGGCACAGGTAAAATAACCTTGGGTTTACGCAGCAGCACCATTTACTCTGATTTTGATTATGCAAGCTTATACCTGAACATAGTGCAAACCAAAAACCTCCACAAATTTGAATTACGCACCCGCTTACATGCGGAATACATTACAGGTACCAACATTGCACCCGAATCGCAATTGTATTTAGCAGGAGCCAACCCCGAAGAAATGGTAGAAAATAAATATACCCGTTCGGCTGGTATAGTACCTGCTTCGTGGGCTTCGTATGGCGATAATTACAACCACTTTCAAGCGGGGGGCGGATTAAACATAAGAGGTTATGCCGGGTATTACACACCTGTTAACGACAACAATCAACAATACTTATTATACAGCGGTAACAAAGGTGCAGCTATCAATATGGAACTTGATTTTGACAACTATATACGCCTTAAGCCACGCTTGTTAAACAACTTCCATTTAGATATGTATTTGTTTGGCGATGCAGGTATTTTACAGCAAAATACCATTAGCACCAACTTAATGGCAAGCGCAGGACCGGGCCTGGCATTAACCGTTAAACGCTGGGCTTATTTTGATGAATTAAAACCATTGACCATTCGTTTTGATATGCCGGTGTACTTAAGCAATACGCCTTATGTTGACCAGGAAAATTTACAGTTCAGATGGGTGATAGGTATTAACAGGAGTTTTTAG
- the dtd gene encoding D-aminoacyl-tRNA deacylase, with the protein MRIIIQRVTSASVSIDNKVFSSIGNGLLVLLGIEDSDTEEDLNWLAQKIINLRIFNDENGVMNVSLLDAKKEILLVSQFTLFASTKKGNRPSYIKASKPDFAIPLYEKMIATLNQLTNQQIATGVFGADMQISLTNDGPVTIMIDSKLKE; encoded by the coding sequence ATGCGTATAATCATTCAACGAGTAACTTCAGCCAGTGTAAGTATAGATAACAAAGTATTTTCGAGTATAGGAAATGGCTTATTGGTTTTATTGGGTATAGAAGACAGCGATACCGAGGAAGACCTCAACTGGCTGGCACAAAAAATAATAAACCTCCGTATTTTTAACGATGAAAATGGAGTCATGAATGTATCGTTACTCGATGCCAAAAAAGAGATACTATTGGTAAGCCAGTTTACACTTTTTGCTTCTACTAAAAAAGGAAACCGCCCTTCTTACATCAAAGCGAGCAAACCTGATTTTGCCATTCCGCTATACGAAAAAATGATTGCTACTTTAAACCAGTTAACCAACCAACAAATAGCAACAGGTGTGTTTGGTGCCGATATGCAAATCAGTTTAACCAACGATGGACCTGTAACTATTATGATTGATAGTAAGCTGAAGGAATAG